In Carya illinoinensis cultivar Pawnee chromosome 16, C.illinoinensisPawnee_v1, whole genome shotgun sequence, a single window of DNA contains:
- the LOC122299671 gene encoding putative receptor protein kinase ZmPK1, with protein MKFMGTLILFILFSALSAQVTSRNHTLGEGLSLSSEKPDDVLTSPNGVFSAGFYPVGDNAYCFAIWFASRPSRIQDRNVVWMANRDQPINGRKSKLSLLRTGNLILTDAGEFTVWETNTISLSSLELHLYDTGNLVLRTLGGENLWESFHFPTDTLLPQQLLTRNTKLVSSRSQTNHSSGFYKLLFDNDNVLCLLYDGAEVSSIYWPEPWLVRGQAVGRFVYNNSRIAVLDSFGYFSSSDKFTFSSSDYGQLLHRRLTLDSDGNLRLYSWDEESEIWVVSWQAWQTPCFIHGLCGANGICSYVPGIGRNCSCLPGYKMINHTDWSQGCEPEFDLSFGKNKFDFLQLSHLDFYGYDYYTYPNYTLDQCKKLCLELAECKAFQYTFRTDVGFSNCYPKILLMNGHGLPSFDGSFYLRVPKNNLLSNAILVEEVGLNCSSEGALLLERAYLKSRVNGKVKFMLWVVCGFGGLEIVGIFLVWFLLFRTPKSSSADKQGYLLALTGFKKFTYLELKKATKGFTEEIGRGAGGVVYKGVLADNRVAAIKQLYETNKGEDVFLAEVSIIGRLYHMNLIEMWGYCAEGKHRLLVSEYMEHGSLADNLSSNSLDWKKKFEIALGTAKGLSYLHEECLEWVLHCDVKPENIFLDSNYQPKVADFGLSKLQSREENGNSSFSRMRGTRGYMAPEWVFNLPITLKVDVYSYGIVVLEMVTGKDAAKGVHVIDSGGEPQHKRIVSWVKEKKNGAASTKSWLEEIIDPRLKCKYDIGKMEILIEVALQCVEEEKDARPSMRQVVEMLLAQENDDQ; from the coding sequence ATGAAGTTCATGGGTACTCTGATCTTGTTCATCCTCTTCTCGGCATTGTCTGCTCAGGTGACATCAAGAAATCACACTTTAGGAGAAGGTTTGTCTCTCTCCAGCGAGAAACCGGACGATGTTTTGACTTCGCCGAATGGAGTGTTCTCCGCTGGCTTTTACCCCGTCGGTGACAATGCTTATTGCTTTGCCATATGGTTCGCCTCCCGACCCTCGAGGATTCAGGACCGCAACGTTGTCTGGATGGCCAACCGAGACCAACCGATTAACGGAAGGAAATCGAAGCTCTCCCTGCTCAGAACTGGTAATCTTATCTTAACCGACGCCGGTGAGTTCACCGTCTGGGAGACAAACactatttctctttcttctttagaATTACATCTTTACGATACTGGTAATCTTGTCCTACGAACTTTGGGAGGTGAAAATTTGTGGGAAAGCTTCCACTTTCCCACAGATACCTTGCTTCCCCAGCAATTACTAACTAGAAATACAAAGCTTGTCTCCTCGAGAAGCCAGACCAACCATTCCTCTGGCTTCTACAAGCTTCTTTTCGATAATGATAACGTCCTCTGCCTTCTTTATGATGGGGCTGAGGTTTCCAGTATTTACTGGCCTGAACCATGGCTTGTGCGCGGGCAAGCTGTCGGAAGGTTCGTGTACAACAATAGTAGAATCGCAGTGCTTGATTCCTTCGGGTACTTTAGTTCTTCCGATAAATTTACATTTTCGTCATCCGACTATGGGCAATTGCTGCATAGAAGATTGACACTTGATTCGGATGGTAATCTTCGATTGTACAGTTGGGACGAGGAGAGCGAGATTTGGGTTGTTTCATGGCAGGCCTGGCAGACACCTTGTTTTATTCATGGTCTTTGTGGGGCTAACGGTATATGCAGCTATGTTCCTGGTATTGGCAGAAATTGCTCGTGCCTTCCAGGATATAAGATGATAAATCATACCGATTGGTCTCAAGGGTGTGAACCCGAATTTGATCTCTCTTTTGGGAAAaacaagtttgattttttgCAGCTATCCCATCTTGATTTCTATGGTTATGATTATTATACCTACCCCAATTATACACTTGATCAATGCAAGAAGTTATGCTTGGAATTGGCCGAGTGCAAAGCATTCCAATATACCTTTCGCACGGATGTTGGTTTTTCAAATTGTTACCCGAAGATTCTATTGATGAATGGACATGGTTTGCCTTCTTTTGATGGAAGCTTCTATCTGAGAGTGCCAAAAAATAATCTCCTCTCCAACGCCATTCTTGTAGAAGAAGTTGGTTTAAATTGTTCAAGTGAAGGTGCCTTGCTACTAGAAAGAGCATACTTAAAAAGCCGGGTAAACGGGAAAGTGAAATTCATGCTCTGGGTTGTATGTGGATTCGGAGGACTAGAAATTGTGGGCATCTTTTTGGtgtggtttcttttgtttagaACCCCCAAAAGTTCTAGTGCAGACAAACAAGGCTATCTTCTTGCCCTCACTGGATtcaaaaaatttacatatttgGAGTTGAAGAAGGCCACAAAAGGTTTTACTGAAGAGATTGGGAGAGGTGCAGGAGGGGTTGTTTACAAAGGGGTGTTGGCAGACAATCGAGTTGCAGCAATCAAGCAACTATACGAAACTAACAAAGGAGAAGATGTATTTCTAGCAGAAGTGAGCATCATTGGTAGGCTTTACCACATGAACTTGATAGAAATGTGGGGTTATTGTGCTGAGGGAAAGCACAGGCTTTTGGTGTCCGAGTACATGGAGCATGGTTCATTGGCAGACAACCTCTCTTCTAATTcacttgattggaagaaaaagtttgaaattgctTTGGGCACTGCGAAAGGCCTGTCTTATTTGCATGAAGAGTGCTTGGAGTGGGTTTTACACTGTGATGTAAAACCTGAAAACATATTCCTAGACTCTAATTATCAACCAAAGGTGGCAGATTTTGGGCtgtccaaactacaaagcaGAGAAGAAAACGGCAATTCAAGTTTCTCGAGGATGAGAGGAACCCGGGGATATATGGCTCCGGAGTGGGTATTCAATCTGCCCATCACCTTGAAAGTAGATGTTTATAGCTACGGGATTGTTGTGTTGGAGATGGTGACCGGAAAGGATGCAGCAAAGGGTGTCCATGTGATAGATAGTGGAGGGGAGCCACAACACAAAAGGATTGTGTCGTgggtgaaggaaaagaagaatggGGCGGCTTCAACTAAGTCCTGGCTTGAAGAGATCATAGACCCAAGGTTGAAATGTAAATACGACATAGGAAAGATGGAAATTCTGATTGAGGTTGCTCTGCAATGTGTGGAGGAGGAAAAAGATGCAAGACCTAGCATGAGACAAGTAGTTGAGATGCTTTTAGCCCAAGAAAATGATGACCAGTGA